The Ovis aries strain OAR_USU_Benz2616 breed Rambouillet chromosome 6, ARS-UI_Ramb_v3.0, whole genome shotgun sequence genome includes a window with the following:
- the LOC101111099 gene encoding RE1-silencing transcription factor-like codes for MATQVMGQSSGGGGLFTGSGTMGMALPNDMYDLPDLSRAELAAPQLIMLANVALTGEVNGGCCDYVVGEERQMAELMPVGDSNFSDSDGEALEESPEVKGQPNGLENMELESLELNVVQPQPVFEVAAASETYSSNKDLPQETPVAEDKCKNLKTKPFRCKPCQYEAESEEQFVHHIRVHSAKKFFVEESAEKQAKARESGSSTGEEGDFSKGPIRCDRCGYNTNRYDHYTAHLKHHTRAGDNERVYKCIICTYTTVSEYHWRKHLRNHFPRKVYTCGKCNYFSDRKNNYVQHVRTHTGERPYKCELCPYSSSQKTHLTRHMRTHSGEKPFKCDQCSYVASNQHEVTRHARQVHNGPKPLNCPHCDYKTADRSNFKKHVELHVNPRQFNCPVCDYAASKKCNLQYHFKSKHPTCPNKTMDVSKVKLKKTKKREADLPDNKITSEQTETEQTKVKGDVTGKKNERPVKVEKKENVSKEKKPCSNASSQVTTRTRKSAMEAKEVDVSPGNNSEKSCKSKKSKRKVEAEAHSLQEPVNDEEPVTKKKKKAESKSRNSQEVPKGDSKVEENKKQNICLKNSTKKKTVRSKSCKKNSQPAPRRPTQMESAQVGCVQTEPLPPPSPPPPPPMVCGEVEAVQKGPVHMEPSPPMEPVQVTPVQMEPSPLPPPPPEPAQVGSVQIEPPPPPPPVGDAEIEVVQKEPVQTEPPPPTEPVPRRSPRKDNRKEKSSMLSEMARKEQVLIEVGLVPVKDKQLLEESASAQDLFPPSPPLPKEELKGEESEDQNVFPAGEGNKEAPLEKVGAEEADKSLAGVAAVIKESANTSSSEQNLNMPEGETSEDKPQAEAMLCAMETDTDEKQAENFPSRDSAVEEPVSPPLPSLPLEKHEAVSTTAVASPPVTVAVNESQEMDEDEGIHSHDGSDLSDNTSEDSDDSGLNGARPVPQETSGKDGKDALAVKVAEGDFVCIFCDRSFRKEKDYSKHLNRHLVNVYFLEKAAQGQE; via the exons ATGGCCACCCAGGTAATGGGGCAGtcttctggaggaggagggctgtTCACCGGCAGTGGCACCATGGGCATGGCCTTGCCAAATGACATGTATGACTTGCCTGATCTCTCTCGAGCTGAACTGGCTGCACCTCAGCTCATCATGTTGGCAAACGTGGCCTTAACTGGGGAGGTAAATGGCGGCTGCTGTGATTATGTGGTTGGCGAAGAAAGACAGATGGCAGAATTGATGCCTGTTGGGGATAGCAACTTCTCAGATAGTGATGGAGAAGCACTTGAGGAGTCTCCTGAGGTGAAAGGCCAACCCAATGGGCTGGAGAACATGGAACTGGAAAGTTTGGAACTCAACGTTGTGCAGCCACAGCCTGTGTTTGAGGTAGCAGCTGCCTCAGAAACGTACAGCTCAAATAAAGACCTTCCTCAGGAAACACCCGTAGCAGAGGACAAGTGCAAGAACTTGAAGACCAAACCCTTCCGCTGTAAACCATGCCAGTATGAAGCAGAATCTGAAGAGCAGTTTGTGCATCACATCCGAGTTCATAGTGCCAAGAAATTTTTTGTGGAAGAAAGTGCAGAGAAGCAAGCAAAAGCCAGGGAATCCGGCTCTTCTACTGGGGAAGAGGGCGATTTCTCCAAGGGCCCCATCCGCTGTGACCGCTGTGGCTACAATACCAATCGCTATGATCACTATACTGCTCACCTGAAACATCACACCCGAGCCGGGGACAATGAGCGAGTCTACAAGTGTATCATATGCACGTACACCACAGTGAGTGAATATCACTGGAGGAAACACCTGAGAAACCATTTTCCAAGGAAAGTTTACACATGTGGGAAATGCAACTATTTTTCAGACAGAAAAAACAATTATGTTCAGCATGTTCGAACTCATACAG GTGAACGTCCATACAAATGTGAACTTTGTCCTTACTCAAGTTCTCAGAAGACTCATTTAACCAGGCATATGCGTACTCATTCAG GTGAGAAGCCATTTAAGTGTGACCAGTGCAGTTATGTGGCCTCTAATCAACATGAAGTGACCCGCCACGCGAGACAGGTTCACAATGGGCCTAAACCTCTTAACTGCCCACACTGTGACTACAAAACAGCAGACAGAAGTAACTTCAAAAAACACGTGGAGCTACATGTTAATCCGCGGCAGTTCAACTGCCCTGTATGTGACTATGCAGCTTCCAAGAAGTGTAATCTGCAGTATCATTTCAAATCTAAGCATCCTACTTGTCCTAATAAAACCATGGATGTCTCAAAGGTGAAACTAAAGAAAACCAAGAAGCGAGAGGCTGACTTGCCTGATAACAAAATCACCAGTGAGCAAACAGAAACAGAGCAGACAAAAGTAAAGGGGGATGTGACTGGGAAGAAAAACGAGAGGCCTGTAAAagtggagaagaaagagaatgttTCCAAAGAGAAGAAGCCTTGTAGTAATGCCTCAAGCCAAGTGACCACCAGAACGCGCAAATCTGCCATGGAAGCTAAGGAAGTGGATGTGTCCCCGGGAAACAATTCAGAAAAAAGCTGCAAaagcaagaaaagcaaaaggaaggtGGAAGCTGAAGCCCATTCCTTACAAGAGCCTGTTAATGATGAGGAACCtgtgacaaaaaagaaaaagaaggcagaaagcaaaTCCAGAAATAGTCAGGAAGTGCCAAAGGGTGACAGCAAAGTAGAggagaataaaaagcaaaacatttgcttgaaaaacagtacaaagaagaaaactgtgagaagtaaatccTGTAAGAAAAATAGCCAGCCTGCTCCTAGGAGGCCCACTCAGATGGAGTCTGCTCAGGTGGGGTGTGTGCAGACGGAGCCGCtgccgcctccttctcctccccctccccctcccatggTGTGTGGTGAGGTCGAGGCTGTCCAGAAGGGGCCTGTTCACATGGAGCCATCTCCTCCCATGGAGCCTGTTCAGGTGACCCCTGTTCAGATGGAgccatctcctcttcctcctcctcccccagagcCTGCTCAGGTGGGGTCTGTTCAGATAGAgcctcctccaccccctccccctgtgGGGGATGCTGAGATCGAGGTTGTTCAGAAGGAGCCTGTTCAGACAGAGCCGCCTCCTCCCACAGAGCCGGTCCCCAGAAGGTCTCCTCGAAAAGataacagaaaggaaaagtcCAGCATGCTGAGTGAAATGGCACGGAAGGAGCAAGTGCTTATTGAGGTTGGCTTAGTGCCTGTTAAAGACAAGCAGCTTCTAGAAGAAAGTGCCAGTGCACAGGATCTCTTCCCACCATCACCACCCCTGCCAAAGGAAGAGTTAAAAGGGGAAGAATCGGAAGACCAAAATGTGTTCCCTGCAGGCGAAGGAAATAAAGAAGCCCCTCTTGAAAAAGTGGGAGCAGAAGAGGCAGATAAGAGTCTGGCTGGTGTTGCTGCTGTTATCAAGGAATCTGCCAACACTTCATCCTCTGAACAAAACTTGAATATGCCAGAGGGTGAAACTTCAGAGGATAAACCTCAGGCTGAAGCTATGCTGTGTGCAATGGAGACGGACACTGATGAGAAGCAAGCAGAGAATTTCCCCAGCAGAGACTCGGCAGTTGAAGAACCAGTTTCACCACCGCTGCCTTCTCTACCGCTAGAAAAACATGAAGCCGTGTCCACAACTGCTGTGGCATCACCTCCTGTCACCGTGGCAGTAAATGAGTCTCAGGAAATGGATGAAGACGAAGGCATCCACAGTCATGATGGAAGTGACCTAAGTGACAACACGTCAGAGGATAGTGATGATTCTGGATTGAACGGGGCTCGGCCAGTTCCACAAGAGACcagtgggaaagatggaaaggaTGCCTTGGCTGTCAAAGTGGCCGAAGGAGATTTCGTTTGTATCTTCTGTGATCGTTCTTTTCGAAAGGAAAAAGATTACAGCAAGCACCTCAATCGCCATTTGGTTAATGTATACTTCCTTGAAAAGGCAGCTCAAGGGCAGGAGTGA